The genomic DNA CGCGAGTTGCGGCGGGGACGGCGCGACGGCTCGCTGCCGGTCGACGCGCTGGCGGCCCTGCCCGCGCCGCTGGCCGGGCGGGCGCTGCGCCGGCACCTGCGCGGGGAATACGGGCTCGACCCGGACCGCGCCCACGTCGCGCGCCTGCTGGACTGGCTGCGCGCGAGCCGCTCCGGAGCGGCCGTCGACCTGCTCGGGGGCTGGCGCGCCCGGCGCGACTTCGACCGCCTCGTCTTCGACCCGCCCGCCGCGGCCGTCGGCGACGGCGCGGCCCCGGTGGCCGTGCTGTCGGTGCGGCCGGCCACGCCCGGCGAAGCCGCGGCGCGCGATCCCGAGCCGGGGGGCGCTCCCCCGCCCGCGGGCGGCTGGCGGCTGACCTGCCCGGGCTCCGCCCTGTCCGGCGACCCCCGCGTCCGCCCGTGGCGGCCCGGCGATCGGCTGGCCCCGTTCGGGATGACCGGCCGGCGCAAGGTCGGCGACCTGTTGCAGCAACTGCGCGTGCCGCTGCCGGAACGGTCGCGGGCGCTGGTCGTCGAGGACGACGCGGGTCCGCTCTGGGTCGTCGGACTGGTCCGGGACGAGCGGACCCGGCTGTTGCCGACCACCGCCGACGCGGTTACACTCCTGGTCCGATATGCAGGAGAAGAGACGGGCGGCACGGCCCTCCCATGACCGCCGGCAATACGCGTGCGCCGGCGAACTTTGTGCGAATGGAGACCCATGGCGAACCAGAAGAAGGAGAACAAGTCGCCCCTGGACGGCCCCGGCGGCGTCCGACGCCCCCCGATGCCGGGACGGGCCGTGGGCTTCTGGATGCTCCTGCTGCTGCTGGTGTTCCTGGCGTTCCAGATGATGTCCCTGGACCGCGAGCAGATCTACGAGATCAGCTACAACGCGTTCAAGGAGCAGGTCGAGGCGGGCAACATCCGCTCGCTGACCAAGACCGAGCTGACGGTCACGGGCGACCTCGTGCAGAAGACCAAGATCGCGCTGCAGACCGGCGCGGAGCCCGAGGTGCAGCGCTTCCGGCTGGTCCTGCTGGCCGAGGACCCGGCTTTCCCGGAGTGGGTGCGCGAGCGCAACCCCAGCGCCTACCTCAAGGGCGACACGGTCAAGACCAGCTGGCTGACGGTCATCGTCACCTACTACCTGCCGTTCATCGTGATCCTGGTGCTGTGGCTGTTCTTCATCCGCCAGATGCAGGGCGGCAGCAACAAGGCCTTCAGCTTCGGCAAGAGCAAGGCCAAGCTCATCAACATGGACAAGCCGACGATCACCTTCGCCGACGTGGCCGGCTGCGACGAGGCCAAGGTCGAGCTGGAGGAGATCATCGAGTTCCTGCGCACGCCCAAGAAGTTCCAGCGCCTCGGCGGCCGCATCCCCAAGGGCGCGCTGCTGGTCGGCGCGCCGGGCACCGGCAAGACCCTGCTGGCGCGCGCGGTGGCCGGCGAGGCGGGCGTCCCGTTCTTCAGCATGAGCGGCTCGGACTTCGTGGAGATGTTCGTGGGCGTCGGCGCCTCGCGCGTGCGCGACCTCTTCGAGCAGGGCAAGAAGAACGCCCCGTGCATCATCTTCATCGACGAGATCGACGCCGTCGGCCGCCACCGCGGCGCCGGCCTCGGCGGCGGCCACGACGAGCGCGAGCAGACCCTCAACCAGCTGCTGGTCGAGATGGACGGCTTCGAGAGCAACGACGGCGTGATCCTGGTCGCCGCGACCAACCGCCCCGACGTGCTCGACCCCGCCCTGATGCGGCCCGGCCGCTTCGACCGCCAGATCGTGGTGGACATGCCCGACCTGCAGGGCCGCGAGGCGATCCTCAAGGTCCACATGAAGAAGATCAAGGCCGCGGCCGACGTCTCGCCGCGCAAGATCGCCGCCGGCTCGCCCGGGCTCGCCGGCGCCGACCTCGCGAACCTGGTCAACGAGGCCGCGCTGCTGGCCGCGCGCAAGAACCACCTGGAAGTGACGATGGACGACTTCTGGGACGCCCGCGAGAAGGTCATGCTCGGGCCGGAGCGCCGCAGCCGCGTGCTCACCGACGAGGACAAGCGGATCACGGCCTACCACGAGTCGGGCCACGCCGTCATCGCCGAGCTCTGCGAGCACGCCCAGAAGACCGAGAAGGTCACGATCATCCCGCGCGGCCGGACCCTGGGCGTCACCTGGATGCTGCCCGAGAAGGACGACGTCCACATGAGCCGGGCCAAGTACCTCGACTTCATCTGCGTGTCGCTGGGCGGGCGCGTGGCCGAGGAGACCTTCATCGGCTCGATCACCAGCGGCGCCTACGCCGACATCCGCACCGTCAGCAGCCTGGCCCGCGAGATGGTGACCCGCGTCGGCATGAGCGACGTCCTGGGCCCGATCTGCTTCGAGGAGGGCGAGGAGCAGGTCTTCCTGGGCCGCGACTTCGCCCGCCGCAAGACCGTCAGCGAGCGCACGCTGCAGGTGATCGACGACGAGATCTCGCGCATCGTCTCCGAGCAGCTCGAGCGCACGCGCCTGCTGCTGCGCGAGAACACCGACAAGGTCGAGACCATGGCCGCCGCCCTGCTGGACCGCGAGACGCTGACGCGCGAAGAGGTCCAGATGATCATGCAGGGCCGCCCCCTGCCGCCGCCGCGGCTGGAACCCGTGCTGTACGACGAGTCGGCGACGACGGCCGACGACAGCG from bacterium includes the following:
- the tilS gene encoding tRNA lysidine(34) synthetase TilS — its product is RELRRGRRDGSLPVDALAALPAPLAGRALRRHLRGEYGLDPDRAHVARLLDWLRASRSGAAVDLLGGWRARRDFDRLVFDPPAAAVGDGAAPVAVLSVRPATPGEAAARDPEPGGAPPPAGGWRLTCPGSALSGDPRVRPWRPGDRLAPFGMTGRRKVGDLLQQLRVPLPERSRALVVEDDAGPLWVVGLVRDERTRLLPTTADAVTLLVRYAGEETGGTALP
- the ftsH gene encoding ATP-dependent zinc metalloprotease FtsH, translating into MANQKKENKSPLDGPGGVRRPPMPGRAVGFWMLLLLLVFLAFQMMSLDREQIYEISYNAFKEQVEAGNIRSLTKTELTVTGDLVQKTKIALQTGAEPEVQRFRLVLLAEDPAFPEWVRERNPSAYLKGDTVKTSWLTVIVTYYLPFIVILVLWLFFIRQMQGGSNKAFSFGKSKAKLINMDKPTITFADVAGCDEAKVELEEIIEFLRTPKKFQRLGGRIPKGALLVGAPGTGKTLLARAVAGEAGVPFFSMSGSDFVEMFVGVGASRVRDLFEQGKKNAPCIIFIDEIDAVGRHRGAGLGGGHDEREQTLNQLLVEMDGFESNDGVILVAATNRPDVLDPALMRPGRFDRQIVVDMPDLQGREAILKVHMKKIKAAADVSPRKIAAGSPGLAGADLANLVNEAALLAARKNHLEVTMDDFWDAREKVMLGPERRSRVLTDEDKRITAYHESGHAVIAELCEHAQKTEKVTIIPRGRTLGVTWMLPEKDDVHMSRAKYLDFICVSLGGRVAEETFIGSITSGAYADIRTVSSLAREMVTRVGMSDVLGPICFEEGEEQVFLGRDFARRKTVSERTLQVIDDEISRIVSEQLERTRLLLRENTDKVETMAAALLDRETLTREEVQMIMQGRPLPPPRLEPVLYDESATTADDSDGTAATGADVGETTGNAPDDLPGVSPGDSPEDSPGDGRTTPS